A region of the Drosophila ananassae strain 14024-0371.13 chromosome XL, ASM1763931v2, whole genome shotgun sequence genome:
GGAGCGCTTCAAGAAGTCGGCTAGTGCCTGGGAGTGCGACGCCTGCATGCTCTCCAACAAGCAGGAGGCCACCAAGTGCGTCGCCTGCGAAACGCCGCGAAAAACAGCCCGGCCTCCGCCGGCAAACCCAAACCCTCTGGTTCCGCTGTCTGGCTCCGGTTTCGGAGCCACCTTCAAGCCCAAGGCCAACACGTGGGAGTGCCAGACGTGCCTGGTGACGAACCAGTCCAGTGCGACGGAGTGCGTCGCCTGCCAGGCACCCAACCGGAATGTCAACAACAGCCCCAAGAGCACCAGTAGCGAGGGCGCCGTCTCCAACTCGAGCTCCAACTCTAGCTCTAATtcgtcatcgtcgtcgtcatcgGTTTCCTCCTCGACGCCGTCGGCCATTAGCATCAGCAGTGGCTCGAGCAACGGGGGCCCGACCTTGAAGTTCGGAGCAGCGGAGGCACCCAAGGCCGACGCAGGGTTCCAGCAGCTGGTGGCCAAGCAGAAGGCCCAGAACTGGGACTGCGACACGTGCATGGCGCAGAACGACATCTCTCGCGCGAAGTGCATCTGCTGCGAGCAGGCACGACCCGGCTCCGCGACGTCGGCTGCTGCCAGCTCCTCGGCATCGGCCGGGAGCAGCGCTGTGCCCAAGTTCAGCTTTGGCTTCGCCGCCGTCAAGGAAGTGCCCCAGTCGAAGCCCGCCGTTCTGCTGGCTCCAGCCGCAGCTGCTGCCCCTGCCCAGTTCAGCTTCGGGTTTGGCCAGAGCACTGCCGCGAAGGATGTGGCCGATGGCAAGAAGCTACAGGAACCAGCAGCGCCGGCCTTCTCGTTCGGCATCGGCAAGGTGGAGCAGCCAAAGGCGGTCACCTTCAAGATAGACAGCAAAGAGGCCCCTGCGCCTGCTACGGCACCTTTGGCAGCAGAGCCCAATAAGGTCTCAGTTCCTGCTCCCGTGGCAGCAGCGGATCCATCTCCAGTTAGCCAGTTTGTATTCAGAGCACCGACCACTTCAAATGTCACCAGCACAGCCACGAGCAGCGCCGTCACCGCGACTCCGGCCCTGTTCAGCTTTGGAGCTCCGGCCGCCTCCTCCTCGGTTGTGTCCAGCTCCACCGGCACCACCGCTGCTCCCCCGGCCAAGCCGAGCTTCAGCTTCGGATCGGGCGCCATCTCGAGCGCCGCGAGCAGCACaaccagcagcaccaccaagCCGGCGCTGAGCTTCGGAGGCTTCTCGAGTGCCGCCACATCTGCCGCAACCTCAACCACGACTACCTTCAGTGCTAACCCGGCGCCAGTAGCCACGTCTGGGCCAAAGCCGGCGTCCACCTTCAGCGGCTTCGGAAGCGGAGCTCTAGCGGCGAAGCCAGCGACCGCCCCGGGCACCTTCTTCTTTGGCCAGGGTGCGGCGGCTCCCGCTGCTCCGGCCGCCTCGGTCCCGGCAGCAGTCACCACTAGCACCAGCATCGGCCAGATCTTTGGCATTTCGGTGACCACCTCAACCAGCAGCGTATCCAGCAGCGTCGTCAGCACCTCCAGCTCCCTCACCACCTCGAGTCCGATGCTCTTCAACTTCGGGGGCGAGAAGAAGCCGGAGGCCCAACCGACCACCACCTCCAAGCCGTTCGTCTTCGGGTCCGGCACCACCACGACCTCGGTGGCGTCCACCTTCGCCAGCTGGCCCAGCAACGGAGCCACCACCAGCACGAACAGCATTGCAGCCCCCAGCAGCGCCGTCTCCACGACGGCCACCTTCGGCAGCTCCATGTTCGGGGCCCCGGCCACCAGCAGCTCGCCGTTCGGATCGACGACCACCACGGCAGCCGCCActccggccgcttcgttcagCCTGGGCGGCAACGGATCGATCCATCCGGTGTTCGGGAACGTCGGCAACTCGCTGGCGAACCCGGGGGCTACTGCCACGCCCGCTGTCGCCGCGCCCGCCTCGGCCGCGTCGGCCCCGATGGGCAACATCTTTGGCAGCGCCAGCGCCACGCCCATAGCGGCGGCGGCGCCGGTCTTCGGCAGCGGAGTGACCAGCAGCGGCTTCGGAGCGGCCGCCTCAGCAACCACAGGCACCTCAGCGCCGTCTGGCGCAAAGCTTGCATTTAACTTCGGTGGATCAGCGGCCCCCCCCATTGTGAGTATATCCCCATTTCGATTGCGAGACCCAGTTGCTAGTAATCGATGAGTCGCAAGTCGGTTAGTGGCTTCTGACGGGGTAGGGTTTGACGGTTCCCAGTCCCAGTTAGTCGCTTGCATAGCCTACCAGACGGACGGACGCCGCTTCTAGTTCTAGTGCTTCTAGTTAGTGCCCGGGACGAGAAGCATGCATTCTAATGAAGTCTGTTGCCCCCAGTTTAACATTAAACGCAAAGTAGGAGCGACAAGGCCGCTATTCATGAACGCCGTCTGCCAGAGCGTGCAAGCCGAGAGGAGGGTGTTGGTAACTATCCCCCTAATCCTAATCCTAATCCCGATCCTGCCCCCAGCTAACAAGAGACGCGACTCCCCGAGCCTCGAACACTGTGAACTGAACTTTTCGTTTGTCTTTTTCGGTCGCACAGAGCGGAGCCCCCTTCAACTTCGGAGTCAGCAGCGACGCACCGCCGAAGCCGACGTTCAACTTCACGGGATCGGTGACGGCCTCCACCCCGCAGGCGAGCGCCTTCAACTTCTCGGCGAGCTCGGCGGCCTCCAACATGGGCGGCGGCGACGTAAGTAGTAGCCCGGGGCATTAGTTGGCCCCGTAGTAGGCTCCCTGATAGCTGAGTCGATTACAGAGCAGAGCACGATGCGACGATCAGTATCAGTATCAGAATCAGTACCTCTCACTCTCATCCATGCAAAGTTGCGATGTTTCGATGTTGCGATGTTGCGGTTGTTGTAGCCACGTACTATAGCTGTCCGTTAGACAGTCCGTATCTCTTGATTTCCGTATATCCGTGTATCTGCATGCCAACTAGCGATAGCTTCTCACAGTCGATCGACCGACCACTCTACATACAGTATCCATGTACTTATATATTATGTTGTATTTTTTCTCTCTCCTTTCTTTTACCTTTTATTTATCCTCCTACTACCTACCACACCACACGCCCACATGCCCCACTCACCCGCAACCGATCGATCCGTGCGTAATGTAACTATTAACTATCCTCCCTCCCGGCCCGGTCCCACCGTGTGACCTGTGATCTGTGATCTGTGTATTATCCCTGAAACTACGCCACGCTCGTAATCCGTACCGTACTGACTGTTGAACGCCTTGTGGGCACTCGCCCCCGCCACCGATAATCCCTTCAATGAAATGGCATCTGCTGCGAATCCGAATCTGAATCCGATACGAAATATCCAATGACCGCCAGCAGGCCCCGCGGCGTGTCTTCCACTTTGGTGCTCCGCAGGCGGCGCCGCAGACAGGTCCGTTGGCGACTGGCGGCAATGCAGCTGGAGGATTGGGAGCACCGGCTGCAGGAATGGGAGGATTGGCCCATGCCGCCTCCAGCGCCACCCCCTCCGTGGGCGGCGGAGCGGGCATGTTTAACTTTGCCGGCGCAGTGccgcagatgcagatgcaggtAATGCCCAATCACGACCAGAGTTTGCTGACTTGATTAACCACAAGATACCCGATTGCTAATCTCAACCACACCACCAATACACTCCACCGCATCAGCGCCACCGCATCAGATAGTCAGTGTTTGTCAGTGTTGGACGGCCAAGCTCACGGGCGGGGATGTAACAACCATTTCCCTAATCACCATTTCGTAAATGCTTGTGACCCCCAGGTGGGGAGTGGCGTTGGAAGACCTCGCTCCCCGTTGTGACCCTGCTCCTCCTGCCTCCGGCATTGCTCATGCTTCCAGCTCATTCACGCATCCAGCCTCATTCGTTCCAGTATCCAGTACCTAGTACCCAGTACCCAGTATCCGCATGCTTAGTTTGCTTCTCTGTTTTCTGTGCCACGTAGACCGAGTAGACTGCACGCTGCTTGCTTTATATTTGATCACTCTAATCCTAATCTTAAAACCATACCGAACACGAACACCGCGAGGAGTTTTCGAATCTAGCCGCCACCCATCCGTCGATCCTTCATTCTTCACCCTCCATCCGACCACCCAACCATCCTTCATCCTCCATCCTCCATCCCTAGCGTTAATAACCACCAATATCCACCAAGACCACATCGTAAAACATTGCAAtacccgaaaaaaaaaaccaaaaatgatCCACTGCTTATGAAATTACTTGCAAAAATTCAAACTTACCAAGGCAAACAAATCGAAAATGTTCTTTTTGCAGTCGACGCCGAATGCCAACGCACCGTTCCAATTTAGCGCCGGTGCCACAGCGCCTGCCGCCAATATCTTTGCGTAAGTATGAACTAAAGCCACCGCCACGTCCCACGTCCGGCGGGGATCTGTGTCACCTGACCAGCCAGCGATCAAGGGATGCGCCCACTGCACCCACTCCCGTCCTCCAATTGGCCAACTACACTCCACCCAGTCACACACAGAAACGACACAACAGCATTATTAACCATTAATTGCATTCAATACTCTAACTACTCGTAAGGCATTTgatctgtttgtttgttttgttcaGCCGGAGCGGAGCGGGACGAACCTACTGTCCACCCGTCCACCCGCCCAGGCTCACTGTAAATTAATCAGACCTAACCAGAGTGTTAATCTCGTGTCATGCCCAGATTAATTATGTTTGTTTTGTGTGTCACCACCCGGTCGCCGTGCGCCTccatttttttgtcattttattattttttttacttaagtACACCCTTTATCGTTCTGGCCACCCCCCAAGGACTAGGTCACTGAGCAGATCTACAGTATATGTACATGTGTCCTAGAAAGAACTATTATTGATCCAACTCTCCATCCACAGCTTCAATCCGCCAGCAGCCGGGAAGCCTGCTCAGAACTCGCAGTCGCGTCGCAAGATCCACACGACGATGCGCCGGAACACGCCCCGGTAGAAATGGCATCGCAATCGGCCGCCGAGATAGCAACTGCGCCTGCATGTGCTCCGGCAGCCGTTGGACCAGGAGAGGGGTCGGGATCGgtagcggaaacggaaacggaaactgAAACGGAAGCGGGAGTAAACCAAGTAGGAGTTACGGAAGGGCGGGAACCTAAACGGACGGAGGAAGTGAAAGCCAGGACTATGGTTCAGAGACTTAGTGACCGGCTCAGTGAACGGAAGCAACAGCTTCAACTGGAGTTGCAGCAGCTGGTCCACCGTCGTCAGCAACTCGGCAACCTGGCCAAGTATCGTTTTGTGAGAGCGGCGGCCGGTGGATCGGAAGCGAAGGAGGCAAGGGACAAGGAGGCGGAAGCATCGAGAGAGACGACAACTACTCCAGCGACGGAACCAGCAAACACAATCCTTACCAGGCGAGCGGCGGCCCACACCAAGAACCTCAACAGTTTGACCGCACGCTCCAAACAAAACCTGATGCTGAGCCGCTACAAGCTGGTGCGGCGCTCCAAGAGGATCGAAAGCAAGCCGAACGCCGACCCCTAACCGAAACACCACAGCAGAACCGAGACTAGACACCGGATATGAAGACTTTAGCCGAAACCCTTCTGCCACCGAATTCGTCAACCACAAACACTAGAGAGGAGGACACAAAGGAGGTGTGCCTGCCGGCGCACCCACACCGGAGATATCATCGGGCCAAACGCAGCCCAGGAAGAGTGGAGAAGTGGAGCAGAGGGAGGAGGAAGTGTGAGCAAGGATGTGGAGAAGCAGAAAGGACTAGGAGATACATAGCTATACTTCGCGGTCCTGTTCTTCGAAGTCTTCACTTTAATTCGATAAGTTATGCTTAAAAGAAAACTGTTGTTTTTGAACACGACTCGTGCGAGTGGCCCTCGCGGCTCGAGCCCTCTCCAGGTCGTGTCTATATTTAAtacgaatataattttttttattaatttgttgATTTGTAACgcatatatctatatatacataattatatatatatatacgtgTATGTATACGCCGCAGAGATCCCCGAGGATATAACTAAAGAAGCGCAGAGGCCGGCAACGGCAGAGATCTGTAAATTGTAATCTAATTGTAACGTTAATTAACGCAAATATGTGTGCTAAATACatacattatatatatatattattttattaattataattcttAAACAGTAATTAcgtattaattattttgtgaAACTTGTAGAGATGTCAGGATGCAATCGGCGCGTTGGAAGTCTAGCCTAAACCTAAATAAGTAAAGCATTTTTGATTagacaatttttttaatgcaaCGGGTGTGCCGTGGAGCCGCGGAACCGCGGAGGAGTGGATGAGAAAGGATGAAGGATCAGGAGGCGGACAGACCAGACCGGTGCAGGGGAGTCTAAAGATTGTTTTtgagtttatatttttgtacGAGGCGTGGAGGAGGGTCGTGGGCCGAGTGTCTGGAGCGGAAGCTCGCTCACACACCCCGGCCGGAAAGAGTGAAACCGGAGGAGAAACAAAATTAAGGCAAACAACTATCTAGCAACGTAAACAAATAACACCTATAGCCACAGACATAAGTTAATGGCAGCGAGCGGGAATTATTACGAGGTCAGAATAGAAGCGTATATTCTTAACACATAAACTTTAatcattttattataattttaaacggATCATGTTTAAGAATCGAGAATGGAAATCGGAAGAAATCTTAGTTTGAGAGCAGGTATCATAATGTAAATAAGTAAATATATGCGGTATGATAATTTAAAACGAcagaaatacataaatatgtGAGAGAATATGCGACTGTGTTTTAATGAATGGGCTGCGCACATGTTttcttttgaattttattttaaaaaattcaaaaagcgTGCACCTGGAGTGTGACCTGTGCCGTGGGCGCCAAAATTTACCCCCGTCAGAGAGAGTACAGTCACACTGCTGGGCCCCTGCTGTCGGTGTTACCTGGAAAGCGAGTCACGGTCACACCAGAGTGTCTGGCATCGGcaattattttctttagtttatttttttttccgccCCCCATCGAATTGTGTTTTTGTGTTCTGTCCGTAATTCAAGTACGTGTGTCGGGGCCGTTGGGAATGTGCTGATTGCCGCTGGCGAGGATTCGATTGCAGCTTTCCAGCAAGCAGTTCGGTCGTTTCCAGTTTCCAAAATTCCGTTCCCCAGTCGCGTCTGCTGGGCGGCTATGTGTGCGTGCCTGTTGGTGTGCGAGTGTCTGTGAGAGCTGCGAGGTCTGGAagcagttgttgttgctgtttctgcaAAGGGCGGTAAAGAAAAGTCGCCACAACCAGGGCACTACCAACTCGGATCGGAGAGCGGCTCGGACGGGACCTGGGCTCGGGCGAAGCCACCACGACCTCCAACATGTTctcgaagaagaagaagaaaccgcTGATCTCGATGCCGAGCAACTTCGAGCATCGCGTGCACACGGGCTTCGACAAGCGGGAGAACAAGTATGTGGGCCTCCCGCTCCAATGGGCCTCCATTGTGGGCAACAACCAGATCCTCAAGTCCACCAACCGGCCCCTGCCGCTGGTGGACCCTTCGGAGATCACGCCCACGGAGATCCTCGACCTGAAGACCATCGTGCGTCCgcaccacaacaacaacaaggcgGACACCACCTCGCTCAACAGCAGCAGTACGATGATGATGTCCTCGGGCGGCCCCCCGATGCCCATGCCAGGTCCTGGAATGCCCGGAATGCTGGGCCAGCACGGCATGATGCCAGGTGAGCCTGGCGGCGGTATCATACTTCCGAAAACATCGCACGTGGCCAGATCGAACTCCCTGAGAAGCTCCAGTCCTCCGCGAGTGCGCCGGGTGGCCAATGTGCCGCCCTCGGTGCCCGAGGAGGAGACCGCCTCGATTGGAGGAGCAGGCGCCCCGCCCAGCGGAGCCTTTAAGCCACCGCCAGTGGGTCATCCAATGCTCTATCCCAGCCAGCATCCGCACGCCAACGGGGGAGGAGGAGCATCAGTCACCGGGCCGCTGGCAGTGCGTACGGATCAGCAGTATCGCAGCAATCTGGCCCCGCCCGGGTCCATACCCCAGCAAACGTCCCCGGTGGGTTCGGTGGCCAGCGGAACACGATCCACCCACTCACACACCAACAATGGGAATGCCAGCGTCGGCTCCGGATTTCCCCCCATGTACCCCTCCAAGCCGGGGGCTGGCGGCGGCGATCAAAACCTGAACCCCCTGCATCCGCACCCCCATCCGCATCCACACAACCACCTGGCTAAGTCGGCGTCCCGCGCCTCCAGTTCGAGCGGCGGAGCGGGCAGTGCCGCCAATCTGACAGCCGCCCAGCAGGCGGGAGCAGCGCAGCCGAAACAGGAGCAGCGGCTTACCCACGAGCAATTCCGCGCCGCGCTCCAGATGGTAGTGTCGGCCGGTGATCCCCGCGAGAACCTGGATCACTTCAACAAGATCGGCGAGGGCTCCACGGGCACCGTCTGCATAGCCACCGACAAGTCCACGGGTAAGTCCTGCACATAGCGCAGAATCGCCTATTGGACCAGGTATAATCCTACACGATCCCTTCCAGGTCGCCAGGTGGCCGTCAAGAAGATGGACCTGCGCAAGCAGCAGCGCCGCGAGCTGCTCTTCAACGAGGTGGTCATCATGCGCGACTACCACCACCCCAACATCGTGGAGACGTACTCTAGCTTTCTGGTCAACGACGAGCTCTGGGTGGTGATGGAGTATCTGGAAGGCGGCGCCCTCACCGACATCGTCACCCATTCGCGGATGGACGAGGAGCAGATAGCCACTGTCTGCAAGCAGTGCTTGAAGGCTTTGGCCTATTTGCATTCACAGGTGCGTGACCAGCGGTCCCCCGGCCCAGCCACAGCCCCTCCCAGTCGCCCGGCCAGCCATTGTACATTCGATTCGATTCTTTGTGACATTGCCATTTGTGGCGCTTTCTTCGCCCTCCGCTTTCGCGACGCTTTGGTTTCAATTTCTAAATGTTGTCACCgtcaccgccaccgccactgtCGCCGTGCTGCACAGTGGAGCACTTGCCTGAGATACACGCCCAAAACGTGGCTAGAGAAATCGCACGTGCAGGCCCTACCCCTAACAGAAACACAAAGCCACTCGCTTCGGAACACTTGCCTCAGCGAAAAAGAAATCTTGTTAGTACATATGCGCTTCACAGCTGGGCAGCAGCTTCTCGGCCTCTCGTTCTTTGTGAGTGAGTGTTCTGGGGGCCTGGTTCTTTGACATTTTTGTCTCACGATGGCTGCAACACGATAAGTGGCTGGGAGAAAGGGCGTGGGCTGGGTCTGCAACGGTTGCAGTAGTTGCTGCCGGGCCGGGTCGAGGGAAAACCGCAAAATGTGCAACCAGCTTTTAAACAATTCTCCTCCTCTTGCTTACCACAGGGCGTCATCCATCGAGACATCAAGTCGGACTCCATTCTCCTGGCCGCCGACGGGCGCGTGAAGCTGTCGGACTTCGGCTTCTGCGCCCAGGTCTCCCAGGAGCTGCCCAAGCGCAAGAGTCTGGTGGGCACGCCATACTGGATGTCGCCGGAGGTCATATCCCGCCTGCCGTATGGACCCGAGGTGGACATCTGGTCGCTGGGCATCATGGTCATCGAGATGGTGGACGGCGAGCCGCCCTTCTTCAACGAGCCGCCGTTGCAGGCGATGCGCCGCATCCGGGACATGCAGCCGCCGAATCTGAAGAACGCCCACAAAGTGTCGCCGCGACTGCAGTCCTTTCTGGACAGGATGCTGGTGCGGGATCCGGCGCAGCGTGCCACCGCGGCGGAGCTGCTGGCGCATCCGTTCCTGCGCCAGGCGGGGCCGCCGTCGCTGCTGGTGCCGCTGATGCGGAACTCAAGACACCACCCGTAGGGCGGCGCCGCGACGGCAAGAGACGATCACTAGTATTAACATTCAGCTTGGCAACTGTACTTAACCCGCTCGAAACTCTGTAAAGTCATTGAAGccggcagcggcagcacatCCACATTTTAGCAACACACACATtccccactcccactcccacttccAGTTCCACTCCCGCCCCCGAGCATCCTTCTGAGAACGCATGTGCCTTCCACGCGCTCGCCGGAGGCCCGAACTCCACAGGATCTTGTACTGACCACATATACACCATATGCATTTCGCTCTCTGTTCTTGTCAAACGTTGGTCCGTGTGCGTGAGCGTGTATGACTTTGGAACCTGCCCATAACATTGTTCGAATAATAATAGTGCGCTAAGAGATATGTTaaacctatatatatatattttatacacagatctattatatttttgtaagcAAAGCGAAACAACGATGGAACGAATCGAAGAGAGACGGATATATAGACACATACACGCAGGAAGCGGAAGCGAAAGAGAAGAGCTGAGCCGCGGAGGGGCCTGAACActaaatattacattttttgaaaCATAACATACATACTATATTTATGAGCACCATGCCGCGGTAACCATGTTACGGTGTGAAGTGTTCAGTCGCTGAACGAACCACGAGAACATTCCCCAATTTTGTACGAAATTTTAAGAGCTTTTAGCCCTCCAACTCCGTTCtgttcggttttttttttacaaacaaaaacgaTTTCACCCgtgtaatttataataaacatTGTGCGAAGACTAAGACGGCGCTTTAGTTTCTCATTTTTATTACTGTTTGATGGATTGattgtgaaaaatatatacttggGACCGGGCGCGCATCGGGGCACAGGTATCTGCGACAATACCTGGGCACATGCGGCCGGACATGAGGGATGGGGCGGGGAGGGGTTGCGCAGGTGTGGGCGTGAGTGTGTTTACAACATaacattatattatatatattttatacaatACACAAAAAATCAATTGCGAACTAAGAACTAAAGGGCAGATCGGGCTGCCACATAGCTAGCCATATGATTCAGTTGGAGGTGAGGGATGTGGCGGGTAGTGGGCGGAGCTTGGAGGTGGCGGGGCTTGGAGTGTGGGGTGCCGTGTGTGCCGTGGAGCACCGCTTAGTTGCGCTTCCGCAGGGCCAGGCGGCCGATGGGGCGCTTGGGCTTCGTCTCctccttctgctgctgctccgaCTCCTCGGCGGCGGCGTCCTCCACCGGCTCCACGGGCGCCGCCTTGCCGGGCTTGGACAGCTTGCGACGGCTCACTGTATTGgccaaagagagagagagagagagagagtcaGAACCTAGACATCTTCAGAGGATCTTCTTCACTTACATGCTGAGTTGCCCTTGTAGCCCTTGGCGGGACTGGGGGCTGGTGCGGGTGCTGgggccgccgccgcctcctccTGTTCGCCGGAGGCAGGC
Encoded here:
- the LOC6503937 gene encoding serine/threonine-protein kinase PAK mbt, with protein sequence MFSKKKKKPLISMPSNFEHRVHTGFDKRENKYVGLPLQWASIVGNNQILKSTNRPLPLVDPSEITPTEILDLKTIVRPHHNNNKADTTSLNSSSTMMMSSGGPPMPMPGPGMPGMLGQHGMMPGEPGGGIILPKTSHVARSNSLRSSSPPRVRRVANVPPSVPEEETASIGGAGAPPSGAFKPPPVGHPMLYPSQHPHANGGGGASVTGPLAVRTDQQYRSNLAPPGSIPQQTSPVGSVASGTRSTHSHTNNGNASVGSGFPPMYPSKPGAGGGDQNLNPLHPHPHPHPHNHLAKSASRASSSSGGAGSAANLTAAQQAGAAQPKQEQRLTHEQFRAALQMVVSAGDPRENLDHFNKIGEGSTGTVCIATDKSTGRQVAVKKMDLRKQQRRELLFNEVVIMRDYHHPNIVETYSSFLVNDELWVVMEYLEGGALTDIVTHSRMDEEQIATVCKQCLKALAYLHSQGVIHRDIKSDSILLAADGRVKLSDFGFCAQVSQELPKRKSLVGTPYWMSPEVISRLPYGPEVDIWSLGIMVIEMVDGEPPFFNEPPLQAMRRIRDMQPPNLKNAHKVSPRLQSFLDRMLVRDPAQRATAAELLAHPFLRQAGPPSLLVPLMRNSRHHP